Proteins encoded in a region of the Tautonia rosea genome:
- a CDS encoding RraA family protein — MSSTCLSPDAIERLKAYNTPTISNAIEVFNVRPRHVGYLPHRIRSLTPNLGVMVGYAVTSQTKASHDPNPSPDLNADYLRYVAAQPGPKVAVGQDLDYEPGLGAQFGEVNATIHQKLGCVGHITDGCPRDLDEVEGLGFQLFGLNPCVSHAYVRLVDFGKPVTIAGVEIKPGDLIHADKHGVCIIPAEVADRLADACAQVEALERPLLEHCRSADFDLERYIQLRAEMKNKIRE; from the coding sequence ATGTCCTCCACCTGCCTAAGTCCTGATGCCATCGAACGGCTCAAAGCCTACAACACGCCGACGATCTCCAATGCGATTGAGGTCTTCAACGTCCGCCCGAGGCACGTCGGCTACCTGCCGCACCGCATCCGGAGCCTCACGCCGAACCTCGGGGTGATGGTCGGCTATGCCGTCACCTCGCAGACGAAGGCCTCGCACGATCCGAACCCAAGCCCCGACCTGAACGCCGATTACCTCCGCTACGTCGCCGCCCAGCCGGGGCCGAAGGTGGCGGTCGGTCAGGATCTGGACTACGAGCCCGGCCTCGGCGCCCAGTTCGGCGAGGTGAACGCGACGATCCACCAGAAGCTCGGCTGCGTCGGCCACATCACCGACGGCTGCCCGAGAGACCTGGATGAGGTCGAAGGGCTCGGCTTCCAGCTTTTCGGCCTCAATCCGTGCGTCAGTCACGCCTATGTGCGGCTGGTCGATTTCGGCAAGCCGGTGACGATCGCCGGCGTCGAGATCAAGCCCGGCGACCTGATCCACGCCGACAAGCACGGCGTCTGCATCATCCCCGCCGAGGTCGCCGACCGCCTCGCCGACGCCTGCGCCCAGGTCGAGGCCCTGGAACGCCCCCTGCTCGAACACTGCCGCAGCGCCGATTTCGACCTGGAGCGTTATATTCAGCTCCGCGCCGAGATGAAGAACAAGATCCGCGAGTGA
- the mutS gene encoding DNA mismatch repair protein MutS — MSGPASTPMMQQYRELKARDPDALLLFRMGDFYELFGEDAERASALLGLALTSRDKGADAIPMAGFPHPALESYLAKIVAAGHRAAVCEQVEDARLAKGLVKREIVRVVTPGTLTDDALLDPKAANYLAAVVEVKGKLGLAWVELSTGRFLLCEVQRRELLDEMARLDPAEILISETTLDAPWVRLIRQQSPQVPITCRPSWDFQPSEAKGRLFDHFGVTTLSGFGLDDEAIEVSAAGALLSYLKDTQKSSLGHLTRIVPYRRGRTLLLDETTRRSLELTRTLREGKRDGSLLAVIDRSCTPMGARLLAEWMTSPLTDLDGITRRHSAVAELLADTALRADLRAALDRAHDLERLAARAATFRASPRDLACLARTLGLLPRIKARLSERGAPLLNDLEQSLELCPEIRSGIEQALVDEPPLALKEGGLIRQGYHPTLDELREIARGGKSWIARYQAEQVQKTGINGLKVGFNKVFGYYIEITHAQAAGKQLPGEYVRKQTIKNGERYITPELKEYEDTVLRAEERARDLEYELFLTLRDRVAAEAPRLVQAGVVLATVDVLCALAELAARQGYCRPEMVSEPVLTILDGRHPVLDAMMPQGAFVPNDATLGPDDGMVVILTGPNMAGKSTYIRQVALISILAQMGSFVPAKQARLGVVDRVFARVGATDELSRGQSTFMVEMTETANILNNATRQSLVILDEIGRGTSTFDGVSLAWAIAEHLHDEVGCRTLFATHYHELVDLEQSRPRLRNCNVSVRERDGEVVFLHRIVPGGADQSYGIHVARLAGVPGSVLDRARTILAYLERHHGTEQLDGQGAAAEATNGPDPRKVKTGRGIQESLFAALPDPMIDELREVDPAALDPSAAVALIQRLKALAESS, encoded by the coding sequence GTGAGCGGGCCCGCCTCGACCCCGATGATGCAGCAGTATCGCGAGTTGAAAGCCCGCGATCCCGACGCTCTGCTTTTGTTCCGGATGGGGGACTTCTACGAGCTGTTCGGGGAGGATGCCGAACGCGCCTCGGCCTTGCTGGGCCTTGCATTGACGAGCCGAGACAAGGGGGCCGACGCGATCCCGATGGCCGGGTTTCCACATCCGGCGTTGGAGTCGTATCTGGCGAAGATCGTCGCCGCCGGACATCGCGCGGCCGTTTGCGAGCAGGTTGAGGACGCCAGGCTCGCGAAGGGGCTGGTCAAGCGTGAGATCGTCCGGGTCGTCACCCCCGGGACGCTGACCGACGACGCCCTGCTTGATCCGAAAGCGGCGAACTATCTGGCCGCCGTGGTTGAGGTGAAGGGGAAACTTGGCCTGGCCTGGGTGGAACTGTCGACGGGTCGCTTCTTGCTTTGCGAGGTTCAGCGTAGGGAGTTGCTCGACGAGATGGCCCGGCTCGATCCGGCCGAGATACTCATCTCGGAAACCACGCTCGACGCGCCCTGGGTCCGCCTGATCCGTCAGCAAAGCCCACAGGTGCCGATCACGTGTCGCCCCTCCTGGGATTTTCAGCCGAGCGAGGCGAAGGGGCGCCTCTTCGACCATTTCGGCGTGACCACCCTCTCCGGCTTTGGTCTCGACGACGAGGCGATCGAGGTGTCGGCGGCCGGGGCGCTGCTCTCGTATTTGAAGGACACGCAGAAATCGAGCCTTGGGCACCTGACGCGGATCGTCCCCTATCGTCGGGGCAGGACCCTGCTGCTCGACGAGACGACCCGACGCAGCCTGGAGCTGACCCGGACGCTCCGCGAGGGGAAGCGAGACGGCTCGCTGCTGGCTGTCATCGACCGCTCCTGCACGCCGATGGGGGCGCGGTTACTGGCCGAGTGGATGACCTCTCCCTTGACCGACCTCGACGGCATCACCCGACGCCACTCGGCCGTGGCGGAACTGCTGGCCGACACCGCCCTGCGGGCCGACTTGCGCGCCGCGCTCGACCGCGCGCACGACCTGGAACGCCTGGCCGCTCGGGCCGCCACGTTTCGAGCCTCGCCGCGAGACCTTGCTTGCCTGGCAAGGACCTTGGGCCTTTTGCCCCGGATCAAGGCCCGCCTGAGCGAACGTGGGGCCCCCTTGCTGAATGATCTGGAGCAGTCGCTTGAACTCTGCCCCGAAATTCGGAGTGGGATCGAACAGGCACTCGTCGATGAGCCCCCGCTGGCCCTGAAGGAAGGGGGGTTGATCCGGCAAGGTTACCACCCGACCCTGGACGAGCTGCGCGAGATTGCGCGGGGTGGCAAATCGTGGATTGCCCGCTACCAGGCCGAACAGGTGCAGAAGACGGGGATCAACGGCCTGAAGGTTGGGTTCAACAAGGTCTTCGGCTATTACATCGAGATCACCCACGCCCAGGCCGCCGGCAAACAGCTTCCCGGCGAGTACGTTCGCAAGCAGACGATCAAGAACGGCGAGCGCTACATCACCCCTGAGCTGAAAGAGTATGAGGACACCGTCCTCCGGGCTGAGGAACGGGCGCGCGACCTGGAATATGAGCTCTTTCTGACGCTCCGAGACCGGGTGGCGGCCGAGGCTCCCCGGTTGGTCCAGGCGGGGGTCGTGCTGGCGACGGTCGATGTGCTGTGTGCGCTGGCCGAGCTGGCGGCTCGACAGGGGTATTGCCGCCCCGAGATGGTTTCCGAGCCGGTCCTGACGATCCTCGACGGCCGTCATCCGGTGCTCGATGCGATGATGCCGCAGGGGGCGTTCGTCCCGAACGATGCGACCCTCGGCCCGGATGATGGGATGGTCGTCATCCTCACCGGCCCGAACATGGCGGGAAAAAGCACCTATATCCGACAGGTGGCCCTGATCAGCATTCTCGCCCAGATGGGCAGCTTCGTGCCGGCGAAGCAGGCGAGGCTCGGGGTGGTTGATCGGGTCTTCGCGCGGGTTGGCGCAACCGATGAGCTGAGCCGGGGGCAGAGCACGTTCATGGTCGAGATGACCGAGACGGCCAATATTCTGAACAACGCGACTAGGCAATCGCTGGTGATTCTTGACGAGATTGGCCGGGGGACGAGTACGTTCGACGGCGTCTCGCTGGCCTGGGCCATCGCCGAGCACCTGCACGACGAGGTCGGTTGCCGAACCCTCTTTGCCACGCATTATCACGAGCTGGTTGATCTGGAGCAATCGCGTCCGAGGTTGCGGAATTGCAACGTTTCGGTCCGGGAGCGGGACGGGGAGGTGGTGTTTCTCCACCGGATCGTTCCCGGAGGAGCCGACCAGAGCTACGGCATCCACGTGGCCCGGCTGGCGGGGGTCCCGGGCTCGGTGCTCGACCGGGCTCGGACGATCCTGGCGTATCTGGAACGGCACCACGGCACCGAGCAACTTGACGGCCAGGGGGCCGCTGCCGAGGCGACGAATGGGCCTGATCCTCGGAAGGTCAAAACGGGCCGAGGGATTCAGGAGAGCCTGTTCGCGGCGTTGCCTGATCCGATGATTGACGAGCTGCGCGAGGTTGATCCTGCGGCGCTTGATCCGTCGGCCGCGGTGGCCTTGATTCAACGACTCAAGGCGCTGGCCGAATCCTCCTGA
- a CDS encoding STAS domain-containing protein translates to MSQGTRQRLQLETIDDVVVVSFTDNKIVSDEVIQEVGDQLYSLVDDQGHSRLLLNFNNVMYLSSAALGKLIQLKKKVGAAKGTMKLCCIHPDLLEVFKITRLDQVFPIFKDEQSALDSF, encoded by the coding sequence ATGTCGCAAGGTACTCGCCAGCGACTCCAGCTTGAGACAATCGATGACGTGGTCGTGGTCAGCTTCACCGACAACAAGATCGTCTCAGATGAGGTGATCCAGGAAGTCGGCGATCAGCTTTACAGCCTCGTCGACGATCAGGGGCATTCGCGGCTCCTGTTGAATTTCAACAATGTGATGTATCTGTCCAGCGCCGCGTTGGGCAAACTCATTCAGTTGAAGAAGAAAGTCGGTGCTGCCAAGGGGACGATGAAGCTTTGCTGCATCCACCCCGATCTGCTGGAGGTCTTCAAGATCACCCGGCTCGATCAGGTGTTCCCGATTTTCAAAGACGAGCAGTCGGCGCTCGATTCGTTCTGA